From the genome of Ciona intestinalis chromosome 4, KH, whole genome shotgun sequence:
AGTTACTACTGTTACGCAAGCTGGCGTTCAGGAAACGCTTGAATGGAGTTGTATAGCTTGTGGTGTCTCACTACCAAACCAGGGTATAAAGGAGAAATGGCATTGTTTACCAAGTTTGTGGCAGTATATTTTCGCTATTTCTATTTCATATTCTTGCGCTATCGATTGAGTTTTATAATGCTTGGAGTGAAATTAAGAATTGGAACTAGTagaacacacacacacacacatatatatatatatgtttgtgttgAGCTATAGACACGTTGCAGCTTTTAGCTATTTACAAACAGATGCCAGTTGCGCTTAAATATTAACTCGCAACGGGTCGGCTGTTTTACGAAAATAGATTGTTGGCGGTGTGTAGAGTTAGGTCGCTTCTACGACAAAGTGATGTATTCGTTTATGAGTAGTTTTGTTGTGCTTAGTGCCCTTATTGTGATTACGGCAAAATCTGAGGAAGTTTACAAACATGAAGAGTTAAAGGCCAGGTTAACGCCGCTGCAATATCACGTGACACAGGAGAGGGGCACAGAAGAGTAAGTCGATTACAGTGGCTTTTGTATTGTACGCATGAGCGGTTGAATGCTGACAAATCGCAAGTTTATTTCAGACCGTTTACGGGCGAATTTAACGACCATAAGGGAACGGGTGCTTACAAGTGCGTTGTATGTGGAACACCATTGTTTCAGTGAGTTGGtcttaaaaaagatttaagcagcaaacaaaaacaccTTAACCTTTTTCAGTTCAGATCAAAAGTATAATTCGGGGTCAGGATGGCCGTCGTTTTATGACACAACGCACAAATCGTCAATTGAAGAAAAGCAAGACGACCGTGAGGGCCGTGTCAGAACTGAAGTAGTGTGCAATAAAGTAAGGCAGTAAGCCATATATTGACGCAGGAGCttatctttaaaaaactttacctTGAACGAATTCTTTTCAGTGCAAATCCCACTTAGGACATGTGTTTAAAGACGGCCCTGAACCTACAAGTCTTCGGTATTGTATAAACAGTGCATCACTAACCTTCGATTCAACCGAACAAAAAGATAAAGAAGAACTGTGAGCACTATGTCTACTTGTGAATTCTagataaaaaatgcaaataaactAGATTTTGAAGGAATGTTTTTTCTGTGTCATTATAACAACCAAATGTGAAGAAGAAAGTTAACTCGAACAAAATCAATTTCatggaatattttattgctGAATAAATCATACAAAATATGCAGCGAGTTGAGACATTTTATCTTTGGGTGGCTTCTTTCCCCTCCCTCTCCCCCTTCCCCTTCCTTTTGATGCCGGTCTCCTCTTCACTGCCAGCCTTGCATGTTTCAACTTAATAAGACTCGAAAAAATTTGGTCGCAAAATATACAACCTAAAAGAAAAAGAGTTAATGTTTAGATTACAGGTTGTGAAAGTGAGGTGCAAGGATCCCAAAGATATTTGAGAAACTGCATTAAGTTACAATACATGTAACGACTGTTacttgaaaaacaaattttaaattgcaatgtgtttttttgcaaaggGTTACATAGCTTCGTTATAGGTATATGTCACTTAAAAGCTAAGAAACACTGATAAAGGTGCTAacttaacataaataaaaaaacattttaaaagcaataatACATAGATTTGATCAGAAAGTATTGGTTTCTTACCCTTATGTttagtttctttattttccaGGGGTGTTTTGTCTTTGTGAAAATCAACAGCAAGTTCATATGCACTACACTTTTCACATGTTTCTTCAGTGACACCTATCTAGAAAAACAATTTCTCATTAAGCCACAACCTATACCATAGCATTCAATGATTTATACTAACCAGACTATTATCTAAAAAGGAATTTACCTTGAATATACATCAATCTTACCCTATGTGCATGCTGAAAGAGTGTCACCACAGTAGGACATCTGTTATCATTACATGCGAGTTTCCACTTTGGACTCGAGGTAGGGTCAAGGACCAATATACCGGTTTCGCATGTCATGCATGGAGAAACGCCTAACGAGGAAAGTGAATGCTCACAACCCGGGTGTGTGCACGAGTTACAACCAGATGCCTTCTTCATATCGCGAAATGGTGGGTGGTTATAACAGTATGGGCATAATGTGTATGTTTTACCATTGGTGCCTGTAACGTAAAtggtaataaaacattactgTTTAGGTAACTAGAGCAAGCTATTTAACTAGTGGACTCGTTTTTTTCACTAGATAGGTTCTTATGATGGTTAAATGAACCTAAGcgaattttaaacatttggaGCTTAATATTCGCTAAAATATTACAGAACCCGTGAATTAGTAtgaatgaattttatttacttattcTCACACAGTTATAATTAAAACTAGGGTGACCCATTTTATATATCTCACAGCCAATTTTGTTGATGAATAACATGAGACAACAttacctaaaataaataacatgtgACAAGAATGTAatgattaaaacaatgttacataGTTAACCCAACATGGTGGGGTAACCTTAAAACTTCTTCACCTCATGCTCAGTTGAATTACCTAACATAAGCAATATTtgaacacaataaaaatatccgaaaaaaaataataaatatacaaactaactaaaacaaaacaattgtaaaaaatgttataccTGTTGAGCACACTAGCAGTTCAAATTCATCCAAAGGACATTTAAGTTCTTTGTATAATTTGACGTTGGTTTTTGGTGGTAGGTCGTAAGTTTCATCACATGTATTGCAGTATAGCCTTGGTGGGGCAGCGGAGATGTATTTCATAAACCTTCTACATTTGCCACAACTGAAATATAGTGTATTAAAAGAATGATGGTACGCTTGTTGTAACTGTTGCGTttcattccctgatgaagtctcgctgtatggcagacgaaacttTGGAACTACActaag
Proteins encoded in this window:
- the LOC100184460 gene encoding uncharacterized protein LOC100184460, with amino-acid sequence MYSFMSSFVVLSALIVITAKSEEVYKHEELKARLTPLQYHVTQERGTEEPFTGEFNDHKGTGAYKCVVCGTPLFHSDQKYNSGSGWPSFYDTTHKSSIEEKQDDREGRVRTEVVCNKCKSHLGHVFKDGPEPTSLRYCINSASLTFDSTEQKDKEEL